A DNA window from Coleofasciculus sp. FACHB-T130 contains the following coding sequences:
- a CDS encoding type II toxin-antitoxin system Phd/YefM family antitoxin: MLTVTIEEIQRDIATYVHQVEAGETLIVMEAGKPVAEIRPISPTVKQLRPFALCAGEFTVPDDFDTPLPKDILTAFEGT; the protein is encoded by the coding sequence ATGCTAACGGTAACGATTGAGGAAATTCAGCGAGATATTGCAACTTACGTTCACCAAGTCGAAGCAGGTGAGACTCTTATTGTCATGGAAGCAGGAAAGCCAGTTGCTGAAATTAGACCGATTTCGCCAACCGTTAAGCAACTTCGACCTTTTGCTTTGTGTGCTGGAGAGTTCACCGTACCAGATGATTTTGACACTCCTTTACCAAAAGACATTCTGACTGCATTTGAGGGTACATGA
- a CDS encoding phytanoyl-CoA dioxygenase family protein → MIQTTDTAKFSTTDLNRFAEELNRDGICVIRGLFDRRLIEEWGDAFNELFQKRQNQPGGLAPREQARFYLTFPWVAPFANVDVFANPVILGILNRVFYQEYKMVQLGADIPVQGSDYQEIHRDFRPLFSDQIVTPLYALAVNFPLVEVTADNGPFQMARGTHVLPREEGLVKVAAGEIPMESFYMQPGDVMIRSPLALHRGSPNRTNTPRPMVVMGYVMHWLHTAKVDLTVQRDYYESLPEEIRELLRCQVVEQLPENKVETYVNFKY, encoded by the coding sequence ATGATTCAAACTACAGATACAGCTAAGTTTTCGACGACTGACCTAAATCGCTTTGCTGAAGAACTCAATCGAGATGGAATTTGTGTGATTCGGGGTCTGTTTGACAGAAGATTAATCGAAGAGTGGGGAGACGCTTTTAATGAATTATTCCAAAAGCGCCAAAATCAACCGGGTGGTCTGGCACCTCGCGAACAAGCCCGCTTCTATCTAACCTTCCCCTGGGTTGCTCCCTTTGCCAATGTAGATGTGTTTGCGAATCCAGTCATTTTGGGGATTCTCAATCGCGTATTCTACCAAGAATATAAGATGGTGCAATTGGGGGCTGATATTCCAGTACAGGGTTCGGATTACCAAGAAATTCACCGGGACTTTCGCCCACTTTTCTCAGATCAGATAGTAACGCCACTCTATGCGCTGGCGGTTAACTTTCCGCTGGTAGAAGTAACGGCGGACAATGGGCCGTTTCAAATGGCGCGGGGGACTCATGTCTTACCTCGTGAGGAAGGGTTAGTGAAAGTGGCTGCTGGCGAAATTCCGATGGAATCCTTTTATATGCAGCCGGGTGATGTGATGATTCGGTCGCCGCTGGCGCTGCATCGAGGCTCACCCAACCGGACAAACACACCGAGACCGATGGTTGTGATGGGCTATGTGATGCATTGGCTGCATACCGCGAAAGTGGACTTGACTGTGCAACGAGACTATTATGAAAGTCTGCCAGAGGAAATAAGGGAATTACTGCGGTGCCAGGTGGTGGAGCAGTTGCCAGAGAACAAAGTTGAAACCTACGTGAATTTCAAGTATTAG
- a CDS encoding glycoside hydrolase family 43 protein has product MSQFEPTPEEFPSKRTYTNPVYNGYFADPFVWEHEGVYYAIGTGAAEAEGEVDEIGKQRVFPLLRSEDFVSWEFAGNALLRPDAALGDNYWAPEVAYCDRKFYLYYSVGHEDKRHQLRVATSDRPLGPYQDIGEPLIDPESCSFAIDPHAFRDDDGQWYLFYARDFLDTEGGVRAGTALMVDRLIGMTKLAGEGKVVLRARSDWQRFLANRLMYGDRYDWHTLEGPSVRKHGDLYYCFYSGGCWETENYGVDYGVADSVMGPYSDEGNEAGPRVLKTVVDRVLGPGHNSIVVGPDGKTDYIAYHAWDTGRSARRMCLDKLIWTADGPRCEGPTWTSQTI; this is encoded by the coding sequence ATGTCTCAATTTGAGCCGACGCCTGAAGAATTCCCTAGCAAGCGCACCTATACCAATCCGGTGTACAACGGCTATTTTGCCGATCCGTTTGTTTGGGAACACGAGGGAGTATATTACGCAATCGGCACGGGTGCAGCAGAAGCAGAGGGAGAGGTGGACGAAATCGGCAAACAGCGCGTCTTTCCCCTCTTGCGTTCTGAGGACTTTGTAAGCTGGGAGTTTGCGGGTAATGCACTGCTGCGCCCAGACGCTGCTTTGGGAGATAACTATTGGGCACCCGAAGTTGCTTATTGCGATCGCAAGTTCTATCTCTACTACTCCGTAGGACACGAAGACAAGCGGCATCAGTTACGGGTTGCAACGAGCGATCGCCCGTTGGGACCTTATCAAGACATCGGTGAACCCCTCATAGACCCTGAATCGTGTTCTTTCGCCATCGATCCTCATGCCTTTCGGGATGACGATGGGCAATGGTATCTGTTCTACGCCCGCGATTTCTTGGATACAGAAGGCGGAGTAAGGGCTGGAACGGCGCTGATGGTAGACCGATTGATAGGGATGACAAAACTGGCTGGAGAGGGGAAAGTTGTTTTACGCGCCCGCTCTGACTGGCAGCGGTTTCTGGCAAACCGTTTGATGTACGGCGATCGCTATGATTGGCATACCTTAGAAGGTCCCAGTGTCCGCAAACATGGCGATCTCTACTACTGCTTTTACAGTGGTGGGTGCTGGGAAACGGAAAACTACGGTGTCGATTATGGTGTTGCAGATAGCGTCATGGGTCCCTACTCCGATGAAGGGAATGAAGCGGGTCCCCGCGTATTGAAAACTGTTGTCGATCGGGTTCTCGGTCCCGGTCATAACTCGATCGTTGTCGGTCCCGATGGTAAAACTGATTACATCGCTTACCATGCTTGGGACACGGGCAGGTCAGCGCGGCGAATGTGCTTAGATAAATTGATTTGGACGGCGGATGGCCCGCGCTGTGAGGGTCCCACCTGGACATCGCAGACTATCTAA
- a CDS encoding HAMP domain-containing sensor histidine kinase — MSNQASDRLKQNAERIMHLWEERARDEVKASMHHESLVLRNSLPLYLNQLVDELSNRIDRTPARIAADKVESTRIGKKHGHERAGYADYSMTQLIFEYHILRQVIFQVLEEEAPLDVRERDIIIDSIEQAVNDAATQFSETLRDIQELFMVTLTHDLRGPLNVVKMGTQLTLRRVERGDSHVDIAARMLNAINRLDSMIQNLLDASRLRTGQSLKIEFEECDLEVLVQEVVEDLSFAYGDRFVVVCDSDIRSYCSRKEIRRVIENLAVNAVKYGASGTPITLTLQQTETQISLTIHNEGDPISLDAQSILFQQFRRTISAEEQTGWGLGLFLVKSITEAHEGTIEVESAEGKGTSFIIKLPKVPDQVA, encoded by the coding sequence ATGTCTAATCAAGCGTCTGACCGTCTTAAGCAAAATGCTGAAAGAATTATGCATCTGTGGGAGGAGCGGGCGCGTGATGAAGTCAAAGCATCAATGCATCATGAGTCTCTTGTTTTACGAAATTCGCTACCTCTGTACTTAAACCAACTGGTAGATGAACTCTCAAACAGAATTGACAGGACACCTGCCCGAATCGCAGCCGACAAGGTAGAAAGCACTCGGATTGGCAAGAAGCATGGGCATGAGCGGGCCGGTTATGCCGACTACTCCATGACTCAACTCATTTTCGAGTACCACATCCTTCGTCAAGTCATCTTTCAAGTTTTAGAGGAAGAAGCACCTTTAGACGTGAGGGAACGAGACATCATTATCGACTCCATCGAGCAAGCCGTTAATGACGCTGCCACTCAATTCTCCGAGACGCTGCGAGATATTCAAGAGCTATTTATGGTGACGCTAACTCACGACCTCAGAGGCCCCCTTAATGTTGTAAAAATGGGAACTCAACTGACTCTGCGTCGGGTGGAACGAGGAGATAGCCACGTGGATATAGCCGCGAGGATGCTCAATGCAATCAATCGGCTGGATTCGATGATTCAAAATCTGCTTGATGCAAGTCGGCTGCGGACAGGGCAGAGTTTAAAGATTGAATTTGAAGAATGCGATTTAGAGGTGCTAGTTCAAGAGGTAGTAGAGGATTTGAGCTTCGCTTATGGAGATCGGTTTGTTGTGGTTTGTGATTCTGATATCAGGAGTTATTGCAGCCGTAAAGAAATACGGCGGGTGATTGAAAACTTAGCAGTTAACGCTGTGAAATATGGGGCGTCTGGCACGCCGATTACACTCACGCTTCAGCAAACTGAAACGCAGATCAGCCTTACTATCCATAATGAAGGCGATCCGATTAGCCTAGACGCTCAATCAATCCTATTTCAACAATTTCGTCGAACTATCTCTGCTGAGGAGCAAACGGGATGGGGACTAGGATTATTTTTGGTAAAGAGTATTACTGAAGCACATGAAGGGACGATTGAAGTTGAAAGCGCTGAAGGCAAGGGAACAAGCTTTATCATCAAGTTACCCAAAGTTCCCGATCAGGTGGCATAG
- a CDS encoding sodium-dependent bicarbonate transport family permease: MDTSLIVSNILNPPILFFFLGMVAVFVKSDLEIPAPFPKLLSLYLLFSIGFKGGVELIKSGLTQEVIFTMLAAVLMACAVPIYTFFILKLKLDIYDAAAIAATYGSISAVTFITAGAFLTELGIDYDGYMVAALALMESPAIIVGLILVNLFTPSQGDRDFSWPEVLQEAFLNSSVFLLVGSLIIGVLTGERGWHTLEPFTQGLFYGILTFFLLDMGLVAARRIKDLQKTGVFLISFAILIPILNAGIGILIAKFIGMPKGDALLFAVLCASASYIAVPAAMRLTVPEANPSLYVSTALAVTFPFNIIVGIPVYLYGIEMLWR, translated from the coding sequence ATGGATACAAGCCTGATCGTTTCTAATATCCTAAATCCACCAATCCTATTCTTCTTTCTAGGTATGGTGGCAGTTTTTGTTAAATCGGATCTGGAAATTCCGGCTCCTTTCCCCAAGTTACTGTCACTTTATCTACTATTTTCTATTGGCTTTAAGGGAGGAGTAGAACTGATTAAAAGCGGCTTAACCCAGGAAGTGATATTCACCATGCTGGCAGCCGTATTGATGGCGTGTGCCGTCCCGATCTATACCTTTTTTATCCTGAAGCTGAAGCTGGATATCTACGATGCAGCAGCGATCGCCGCGACTTATGGCTCCATCAGTGCCGTAACTTTTATCACGGCAGGAGCTTTTTTGACCGAGTTGGGGATTGATTATGATGGTTATATGGTTGCAGCCCTAGCGCTTATGGAATCTCCGGCTATCATCGTCGGGCTGATTCTGGTCAATCTATTCACACCCAGCCAGGGAGATCGGGACTTTTCCTGGCCCGAAGTGTTGCAAGAAGCCTTCCTGAATAGCTCCGTATTTCTGCTGGTTGGTAGCCTGATCATCGGAGTCCTAACTGGAGAACGCGGTTGGCACACTTTAGAACCCTTTACTCAGGGATTGTTCTACGGTATCCTGACCTTCTTTTTGCTCGACATGGGGTTGGTTGCAGCTAGAAGGATTAAGGACTTGCAAAAAACGGGCGTTTTTCTCATTTCTTTTGCAATACTAATCCCAATCCTCAATGCAGGCATTGGAATTTTGATTGCAAAATTCATCGGAATGCCCAAGGGGGACGCGCTCTTATTTGCGGTACTTTGTGCAAGTGCTTCTTATATTGCTGTTCCCGCCGCTATGCGTTTAACGGTTCCTGAAGCGAATCCTAGCTTGTACGTTTCTACCGCACTAGCTGTAACGTTTCCTTTCAACATCATTGTCGGAATTCCCGTATATCTGTACGGCATTGAGATGCTTTGGAGATAA
- a CDS encoding P-II family nitrogen regulator codes for MHSVKRIEVIANSVELGKILDSLKKSGVTGHLVIRNVAGQGLRGGSEDLDMTMLDNVYVIAFCAPEKLKGAVEIIRPILNKFGGSCYISDAMEIRSTRCVASL; via the coding sequence ATGCATTCAGTTAAACGAATAGAAGTCATTGCAAATTCAGTTGAACTTGGCAAAATTTTAGACAGTTTAAAAAAATCAGGTGTAACCGGGCACCTAGTTATCCGAAATGTTGCCGGACAGGGGCTTAGAGGGGGTTCTGAAGATTTAGATATGACGATGCTGGATAATGTCTATGTCATCGCATTTTGTGCGCCAGAAAAACTTAAAGGTGCTGTGGAAATTATTCGACCAATCCTCAACAAGTTTGGAGGCAGTTGTTACATTTCTGATGCGATGGAAATTCGCTCGACGAGATGCGTTGCTTCATTGTAA